Genomic segment of Blastopirellula marina:
GTTCATATCCTGCATGATCCAATTCATTTGCGTCATCATAGCCATGCCTCAATGTCAGCGAGTGAGTAGTGTACATGTATACACTTCATTGTCGGCAAAGCAAGCAGAGATATCCGCTTCGAAACAAAAAAAGCTCCGGTCGCTGGTAAGCGCACGGAGCTTCTTGGATTTTCTCGCTGTAGGAGAGAAATCGACGCGGTGAACTAAACGCGACGTTCTCGCAGGCGGGTTGCCTTACCAACGCGATCGCGGAGGTAGTACAGTTTGGCGCGGCGAACGACACTTCGACGAGTCACTTCGATCTTCGCGATTTGAGGGCTGTGGACTGGGAACTTCTTTTCGACGCCTTCGCCGGCGACGATGCGGCGGACGACGAACATTTCACGAGTGCCGCTGCCGCTCTTGGCGATCACGGTACCGATGAATTTCTGGATACGTTCTTTTTGACCTTCGAGAATCTTGGTGTGGACCTCGACGGTGTCGCCGATTTCGAAGAAGTCGACTTCAGGTTTCAGATAGGTCTGTTCGACCTTTTTCATTAGTTCTTGGCTCATTGCCAGGTTCCTTCTACTACAGCGAATTAACGTTTATTTTCATTGGGGTCGTCCGACGGCTTGTTCAGCAGATCGGCGCGACGCACTCTTGTTTTTTCTAGCGACTGTTGTTTCCGCCAAGCGAGGATTTCCTGGTGATTACCACCGAGAAGTACCTCTGGAACGCTGAGTCCTCGATATTCACG
This window contains:
- the rplS gene encoding 50S ribosomal protein L19, with translation MSQELMKKVEQTYLKPEVDFFEIGDTVEVHTKILEGQKERIQKFIGTVIAKSGSGTREMFVVRRIVAGEGVEKKFPVHSPQIAKIEVTRRSVVRRAKLYYLRDRVGKATRLRERRV